The DNA segment GACTTTGCCTAAATTTTGAGCCATGAGGCTGTCACGTCGTCTAGGGGTGATGATACTCAAGAGACTTTGGCAAACACCATTGAGGCATTGAGCATCATTCGTGTGCAGCAACCGGATCTATTCCTAAACCCCAACACAAGTGTCATGGGCATGAAAAACAGCTTCAGGGAGGGATGAATAGTTGACTTAAGAACACTACAAACTTAGGCATCAATTTTCAACTATCAAGGGTGATCTTTTACGTCAATGGAGGCCATTGTCTAGGTGAGGTGATCAACATAATCCTTCCCCTTAAGCCAAAGCTTGACGTAGATACGTAAAACATGTCCAAACCAAGAAGCCAAGACCAAATTGAAGGAGATGACACTAAGGCGAGTCTGACACTGGTGAGATCAACTGGAAAAGTGGTTGAACACGCTGCCATGCATGCATAGTTGCCAATGATGGATGAAAAGATAAGTACCTTTATTTCCAGGAACACATAAGGGCAAGTGGTTGCTCTTATGGTTGAGTCTCACAACACAATGGTCGCCTAGGCAAGGCAACTCTAATGGTGAGGTCACCGGTTAGAAAGTAGATGACAATGCCGAAAATGGTGTAGAAGGGGCAACAAAAGAGGCACAACATTAAGAGGGTGCCAAAAATCGGAACAAAACattaattttggaaaaaaaattggcATTGATGGATAGTCAGTCCACCAGGAGGGCAAGTATTCAACTAGGCTCTAGATACCGTCTAGAAATAAATGATAGATAGTTATAGATGGAATCTTTGTGTGTCACAAGTACAATAAAGGAACATATTATACATAGAATGTACATTGCATTGCATAGAGATGAGCCTAGACCCATATAGTAAAATATAGCTAACATAAGTCatatctctagtcgatatgaGACTAAACCACCACCTTTAAAGTTACAAATAGAGCAGCCCCCAAAGATGCTATGACTAAGGCAAGCTAGGAGTGACAACAATTAAGGCTGCTTTCCaatatcaatcaattttgatcATTTCATTACCATTACCAACTTTCATTGAAGGGCAAGGACAGCCGAAGCAAAAATTGAACTTAATTGTGAGAGACGTACCGGATTTCAGATAGCTAAAAAATCTTCTCCCATTAAATTCAAAAGGAATTAGCAGCACTTTGTCACTCAATTTCCATAGCAGAATGAAAGCTATTAAGTATCTGGTGAAAACGGACAAATTCGGTTAAAATAAGATCACATGAATTAAGGGATGTGTGCAAATGCACAGATAAAACTAAGTTTACCACATCATTGACGTACTCAGATATCACAGTAGCAACTGCAGCTCCACTAACACCAAGGCCACaaagaaatattaatattgGATCCAATATGGCATTAAGAAAGTTTCCCGCGCCTGCATTCCAAGACAAGCCTTCATTATTTACACGTCAAGCAAAACAAGACATGTGTAATCCTATTTCTACACAAGTACACATCAACATTAACAAGGCTGCGTGGAGCACTTTGCAATGTAAAAGCATGAAGCTGTCAGCCAAATTGCactgtcaatttatataaaacCATTACATAATCACGCATTCCCCATTACATATTTTCCTTTTACCATGGGTCATCTTCCCGAATGGATACTTgtttgtaatttaaaattaaaaaaaatgtaaacttTGTCTCTTTTCCTGATTCAAAAAGGCATGCTAAGtgttaatttcttgtcaaaatttaactatttattattaataaaaacttcATATTTGTCAATTAAAATTATTGAGAAAGTACTGTTGGTAAAGGAATACTTCGTCGCTAGTTTTATCTGTACGTAACATGAGTAGAGAAAGAGAGTATGCTGCTGAAATACTTGCCAACAGCATATAGAGGTGTCTTTGTATCCAAAAATCCACGAAAGGTGCCTTGTGCAGCTAATGCAAGCACGATTGCTGGAGCACCAAAGGCCCTCAATGAAAGAAACTGCTCAGCAGGTCCACGCATAGGAGAATCCTGTACAGCatacaaaaattgaaaaaaaaaatgcaaacaaGATTATACATGTAAAACCCAACTATATAAAACCAGGTGCCCATGAAGAGAagccaaaaaaatgtttttctttttcaatttcatGACACCCAaaccaacagaaaaaaaaaaggatataGGATATGTGAATTTTCTTGCTGTGGATACCATAAGACTGATAGCTAATGAATGCAAAGGAAAATTGTGTATTTATATTGTTGATATTAATTGTTACTGTTATGTTTCTCAAAAGTTGAATCACGGAGAATTAACAGGTAGGCTACAAATACAGAACATAATTGgtgtttaaaatattcaaaattgttACAGAACACAAAAGAGCTACCCCAAACACATTTCATATACCAATTAAAAGCTATCTTAAAACAAAACACAAGTCTACATCTGAAAATCTCTTGTTTTTATGTTTTCCAACATTCAGATAATTCATAAAAATTATACACCACTACACAGCATAAAATaagagtaagaaaaaaaaattgtttgcaATATTATACaacataaaagtaataaaacacGCTTGCGTGCAATTGATTACAAGTTCATAAGCAAACCTCATATTTAAGTTCAAAATATTAGCTGTACCTGAAATTTTGCTTTCAGTTAAGATAGATTTTTCATGATAGATTTATCTGCCAAACGGAGGTTGTCCGAAGACATTTAGATCAAAACCTGAATAAATACATGTGCTTCAAATGTTCATAGATAATGattcgttttttttttccttttctttgtgCTGAGTGGGTGGATTTGTTTAGCCCAGTAAATAATAGTCAGAAGAAATTATAACATAAAGAAACGTAACATCACTTATATGAGATAATGTATGGATCAAATGATTAGCCAAGTATGACATACAGCAGGTATACCCATGATATTCATAAGAATGCCAGAGCCAAGGGTAAGAGCCACAGTTTCCGCAATGCCAAGAGCTGCAGCAAGTGCTAAAGAGGTTGACACTGAAGGAAGGAGCTTCTTGCTTTGGTACTTGCCTGAGAAATCATGATAGCACCCACATGAGATCAAAACTATTAGTAGATACAtatgaacaaaataaaattacaaccGGGTCCAGGAAAAGTAgacattactaaaaaaatttgatACCAACCATTTCCATCTTTTGGACTGGACTCTACTTCCTTATTAATCAGTGCCTGCTCCTCCGCAACAAAGGATGTAGTAATATTAAGTAATGGAACGTTGAATGCTTTTGACACAAGATTAAACACAGAAGCTGAAACCCCAACTGCAGCCAATTCAACTGCCCCTGCATAGAGAAATTTGATTAAGGGAGAATTATCTCTTCAACAGTAATTATTTATCAATCCAAGTCAGAACAAAAAGAACCAGAAAAGCGAACACTTGCTACCACGAGTAAAAGGTTTGCTTGGTTTAAGAAAAAGCTGTGCAATTATTACAAAATCTGTTTCCTGGTTTTGAGGATTTGTATtagaaataacaaaaataagatttaaatttttttcaccatttataaatattaaaacgGGAAACAAATATGTTCTGTAAAATTGTAATTAGTAGTAGTAAAAATTGAAAACGACTACAGGAAAACATCTCACCAACCAAAGACTACTTTCAGAATTCAGAATAAAAAGCTGCAGCCAGCTAACTCattaatctttttttctttcacttaGTTAAAGTAAAGCTCAGATCATAAAATTCACTTCCACATAAGTACCTATATGGCCAACAAACGCAGTGTCAATCAATGAGGCAATAGGATCAGCCGCCAAAGCCAAAGCAGCAGGGAGGGCAATGAGCACTATCTCCATCCCAAGTTCATCAAATTTAAACCAGCCACTACTGTTCATGGCCCAATAAACAAACTTCAAAGTAAATATATATGCTTCAAACAAAGCATAGACGATAAATTCATCAAATTTAATCCACCCATTTCTTATCAAAAACCAAGCATCAACTTTGGAAACCCCAAATATGTAAATgaacaaacaaataaataaaatgtcgAAAATCAATATGAAGTTTAGTTCACACAACAAAAATCCCAAAACAAAGCATAAACAACCAATTTATCGAATTTAAACCCCAAAACCCGAGAAACAAACTTCAGGCCGCAATGTACAAATATATAGAcataaaaagtttaattttaatacaaaaaataattcacTGTCAATCAAATAGAAGTAACTCTACATGTAAATTTTCAAAGtagttattttaaaagtaaacaaTTTTACAGCTTAATTATACATACAATGTAAACAGTTACTTTGTTCTTTTAATATAAATGGGAATCACTTCTGGGTATCTTTATCTCTTTGTGAGtttctttctgtttttttagtatatattaTGAACTTAAAATCGAGAAATATATTGTTATTGATTATAGATATAATACCGTATAATATATGATTGGATCACTGGATTACaaagtatttaaattaaatagaaagaaaatatcATTAGactttagtatttaaattaaatagaaacaaaatatgAGCTTCACGCTAAAATTTTCACAGACACAAAACCTCTCTCATATTAGCTGCTGTGGAAACTTCATTTTGGTTTAGTTTtcagataaatttattttatttttccttcctATTTGGTTTTACTGAAAGTCCTGAGAGAGAAGTATATACAATCAGACCtgaattataaaattgaaaaacttgATATCAACTTCGTAACACCAGACAACTgttgcaaaagaaaaaaaaaggttctTATAGGATGAAAGAGTACCTGAAACGACGACGCGGAGAAGAAAATGAATCATGAGGCGGTTTAGAGGAGGAGCGTTGGAGGGAGGGAGTTTCAACGGAATCAGTGTTGGCATTGTCGTTCTGAGAAGAAGCTTTGGGTGGAACATGAACACGAAGACGCGCGAAGCAATGAGGCTTAGTGGGAGGTTTCAATTTGAAGTTGGTGGATTTGAAAGAGTGTGTGCAAAGAGAAGAAGCAGAGAGAGAAAACGCCATTTCTGAATTTGGAGCATGAGAATCAGAAATTAATCAATGAGAGTGGAAATGCCAAACAAAGCATAACCATAtctttattctaattttttattttttttttttttttattttttattttataaccgTTGAGTGAATTTCTTTCGTCACAAATATCTGGGTTCACGACAAATTTGGATTctctggttttttttttcttaacttactttctaaatatattaattttaatattttaaaaatattttaaatttaaaaaaaaatagtgtattTTGGAGAATCTAAACTCGTCTTGCAAATGAGTTTACTTAATTATGTTGTTTtgggaaaatataaatatttatgtttatataattaaatttaaaatacattatttttaaacatgctaattatattctaaatttagaataaatatatttcaaaaattaattttagtattaaatttttaagaagaaaaaagatgaaaatGATAGGTGAAAAGAAATATGTTACTACATGACATTCTCTCACACTAGATCTTTTAGTTTGAATttaagtaaatataaatatataagatcataattttattattttttattataagatgTTCCTCTATTCATAATTGTTgtgattgaaaaaaaatattttaaattctaaaaatatattaaaatactctagaaaaaaaaaattaatgttactTTCTTTCTAAATTTCTACTTCAAAACAGTACACTCAAGCTCTTGCACTTTTAAAAAAGTACAGTAGTACAACTTAACATGTACACATGTACTACACTTtctcatttatatttttaaggaATTAGTTTTAAGAGAACTaatgcataaaaaaatttataatttaattctaaaataaattcaGAGGAACTAATTTATTgtgaaaattaatatatataattatttctaaCATGCgaaatggaaaaaaataaataaactcttACAAGTCACATACTTTGAATCAAATTTACTTAACCAtgttagtttaaattttaaatttttaacaacATCAAGTCTAACTCACGACATAAAATGAATTTGAGAATCTAAGTAATTTTTTGAGCTAGACTAATATTAATGTAAATTAATATTTAGATCAAGTACTCTCTTCAACaggtaattttttaattgttattcATAATTGTTAAATCAGTCACACGATCATTATTGTTAACTACTAactgaatatttattttcttatttctttaaaCTTAATTCAATTATTATGTTAagcttattttattttgttaattttttttatcttaatatgATTGACAAATCAAAGGACTTTCAGAATTATCTGGAAATCGTTTTTATTTAAGCTAATCTTGATGAAGAATTACATAAGAATTGCATATTACTGaccataaatattaaatatcaaatgacaatattttaaatgtacttaaaaaataacaataaaaacaacaatcTTATTATAAACATTGATTTTAGtaaaaattttgttaagattcGTAAATCGTTTAATTGTATCATACTAATGgaaaatatgtaatttttaacATGTGGTGGataatttcattaaaaagtttagttttttaatatttctatcTAAGTGATATTTTAGATCGGGAGTAGGAAGTAGTATCAGAATAAAGATGACAACGATCGAAACAGAGATGCAAGAAGAGGCGACCATGAAATAGAAAACACGACCACAAACACTTTCACTAATGTGACCACCAATGTCACCACGATTGAAACAACGCACCATGATCGAAACAAAGACACACCACCACACAGAACATGAACAAATCCTAGTGTGAGCAAGGTGAGTTTGTTTGATTTTGGgtttaaagaagaagaaaaaacccTCTGGACTCGTCAATTCAATTGCAGATTCGCAAGTTCAACCGAGTTCAATGCGAGTTTATCGAGTTTGCTACAAAAACGAGTTTGCTTCCAAGTCAATTCATCCAGGGCGAGTGAGAACATAAATTGGACGAGTTAACTCACAAGTTGTATAATCATTTACAATAATTATGTTGTATAAATAAAATCTTgtatgataattattattagttGTTGTtcaactataataataaaaaactgtGAGAGTTGAGTAAGAGCTCATTGAGAAACTTAGAGTTGTAATATCTTATCATAGTGGATTTTGTCATGAGCATAGATTGAAGTTTCGTTAACACTTCATTTAAACCATGTTACTTTTATATGTGATTCTTTCTTACTCTTCTTTCATTTACCTTCTACCTGTTTTGTTTACTTATtctctttgtttttgtttatttcttatGTGGTAAATGCTCTTACAGTAAGTTTGAATGAGTTCTTCCATTATGAACATGGATTAAATCATTATGCCTTTCGTAAAAAAGAAGTTCAGAAATTCATTGGTTTAAATGATTTTCAGGTTGTGACGATTAAATTTGCATGCTTTCTAGTTCAACAAGGCCTTCCTGAAGCTACTCTGAAAGGTGAATATGAACCTGACGTTGCAATGGTGGAGAAGGACAAGAAAAcgttgttggagaagggttgcaTCATAATTATTCTTAAACCTCGATGAGAAGGTGTTGAGGTAAGTCTCGAAGGAGAATACTACATGGATGAAGCTTGAGAGTTAGTACATGACAAAGTCCTTTGTTAACCGTATATTTTTTAAGCAAGTGTCATACTTATACAATATCAGTATGAAAAGAATACTAAATAAATTCAATAAGTTGATTCTTTATCTAAAGAATATTGACGTTGAGATCGATGATGAGGATCAAacgttgttgttgttgttatgTTCTCTATCTAAGACCCAAGATCAGCTCAAAGAAACCTTGTTGTATGGAAAAGAGAATATATCTCCCTTTTGAGGAGGTTTACGCTGCTTTGAGCTTCAAAGAGTTGAACAAGAAGTTTGATGTTAAGTTATTTAATGTTGCAGACAACTTTGTAGCAAGAGGAAAGACCTCTTCCAATGATAACAGAGGAGATAACAAGAGGTCAAAGTCGAGGACTTGCAAGAAGGATTGTCACACCATAAGGTTTAAGAACCTTAACAAATTGTATGAATCAAGTAGACAATCTAGTTCTAATAGACTATTTACATCTAGTGAAGCAAAGGTCCTTATCGTGTTAAAAATACTAATGATTAAATGGACAATGAACTTCGGTACTCATTCCATATAACACCtaacaatttataattttaggaGTTCATAAAATTTAAAGGAGGTTCGATTCTCCTTAGTGATAACAAGTTCTATAAGATAATTGAAGTAGGAACCATTAAGTTCCTTCTACACAATAGAATTGATATTGTTTGAAGAAGTTAGGTTTGTACCTAACTTAATAACCTTATATTTCTTGGTGaacttgaaaatgaagaaacatGTGTTTAATGGTGAGTGGGGAATGTTGAAGGTTATAAGGGGATTTATGGTAATGATGAAAGGTGTGAGGAAGAATAGTTTGTATGTTTTGGAAGATGCTATAGTATCTGGCTCAGTGTATATCCTTGAGAAGACCGTTTTATCTAAGGCTGAGATATGCCATAGAATGTTAGGTCGTGTAAACAAGAAAGACTTAGTTGAGTTGAAAGCAATAACAAAATTGACCAATTAAAATTTTGTGAACATTATGTCTAAGGTAAAACTTGCAAAACATGGTTTAATGTAGGACAACAAAGAGCGAGGGAGCCCCTAATTATGTTCATGTTGACTTGTGAGGTTCCTCTTCAAATCCATTACACTTTGGAGCTAGATACTCCTTATCAATAGTAGATGATTACTTGAGGAAGTTGTGGATCTATTCACAAAAGACCAAAGGCAAAGTCTTTGAGAATTTCAAGAGCTAAAAGCATTTAATGGAAAAGCATAACGATAAGATGTTGAAAATGTTCAAAACTAATAATGGTCTTgaattttgttcataattttttgACACCTTTTGTAAGGAGAATACATAACAAGACACCAAAGGATAGTTGAGACTTCTAAACATAATGGTTTAACTAAAAGATTCAATATAACTATTCTAGAATGCATGAGTTGTTGAGTGTTAGAGTACCAAAGATGTTTTGGGTTAAAACTACTACTAGTACGAGCtacatgataaaaaaatgtcCTCAACCGTGCTTGATATGAAGACTCATGAGGAAATTTGATCATAACATTCCCCAACTTTGAAAATTTATGAATCTTTAGTTGTGTTGTATATGGTCACATAAGGCAAAGAAAATTGGACGTATGTGTTGTTAAATGCATGTTTTCTTGCTATCCAAAAGGTGTGAAATGATATTATCTATGATATCTTAAGTTAGGATTCAAGAGGTATATCATTAGTTAGGATGTCGTCTTTAATGAAACTGAGATGACTAATAAACCAAAGGTTTTAGAATTGATtctaagagagaaaaagaatctattgAAAACATACGCTCTAATGAAGAGAGCTATTATAATGTCTATAAACAAGAAGCGTCTGATGAAGACATACGCTCTAGTGACTACAAACAATCATGTATATTTATGCTATTTATTCTTTCATAGCACTATATTATCTATCTTGTGTTTTTTCGAGACGATAAGTATCTTAActactttaattattttctattactGTGATTTTATACCATGTTAAACTTTTGGAGTAAGATTTGGtaatcaatattatttgtgtataaaattttcaataattattctttttctttttctttttatgttgttgtttttctttcttaatatTGGATTGAAACCaacatttactttattttatccAATCTTACACATGCACAACTAAACACAATATATTTGAACAAAGCAAGATGTAAGACAGATATCTCGCAAACCTCTTTAGTGCAACACAAATAAAAGAAGCGGGGGGAATTGAGAAGTGAGACGAGTGTGAAATAGTGTTTCTGTTGTGTTGAATCAAACACGACAAGAGAATCCTTATACTTAGCTCTTAACCTGCCTAAACTAAGATGACTTCCTTTGCAGAATATTTGTAGGAAAAAGTACCCCATGACTGAGGACAACAATTTAGACACGAACGTATATTTATTCACATTCAATAGCTTCAATAATAGATTATtgaactataataataaataaattcattattttaattaatattcatataattagttttatttgggtcttaacattatttttgttaattttgtgtgtTTAGAGTAAATGGGTCAAATATTCAAAAgtcaagttgcttcttgaatcaaaacagaaaacaaattctaagaagaagaaagagaaaataaaagctacaataTCTCATAAACAGAATTGAAaacaaatcttctgcaaaatacaagaattatggaaagttggaaacggttaacaaaatacaaactacaatattttcccaagatcattggagcagaaaagcccaTCAAAGGAGAAAGAGAGAACTTCAtaggttttcttagtttcttttcttttttgtaattcttttgttttgccttcgCATGGAAGACTAAACTTTTTTGGTTaattcctttgtaattttccatagagttctgaggttttagtcaataaaagttttgatttttaattctctatatcTATTGTTTTAATAGTCTCATCTCttagaaaactggtttttgtgagaagttatacttgaacgcatgattgagagtcttccttatcttaaactttggtttcttagttagttcgcattgttctagtTAATTTTTTGGGcacatgattcaagggagatgagataagcattcccatgaAGTATAGGCATGGAACAAgatgggtattgattaaactagtagacacATGCTTtgctggtgagtttcagttgaatttcAATCTGATTTAACTGTTTGAGAATTGAGAAAAAATTAATCTTTAGAAAActtgtgaagaattcaatggtgaaGGAACTTGAAGATCAACtgctttttatttgttattttaatctttattatattttttacacaacaatcttaatctcttttatctattattattgttaattttcaTTGTTTGCAGATATATTCTAAACATTGTTTATTGATTTCACGACTTGGGGTCATTTGACCACATCTATACTATCATCTTTCTAGACTTAGACAAGTCTATGCTGAAATCATGTTAATTTGATAACAAAACGAGGACTATTAGGCATGTGCCGAGTATATCATTACAATATCCGAAAGAAATTGAACCAATGAATCTGCTGACATGCATGTCTTCATTCCCAAAAGAAATAGACATTCCAGGATTATTAATCGAGTTTTTTAGTATAGCTTGTCGCTTTAAAACACTCCAATCTTAATACATAAGGATTAATTTAGTACCTAATTAATGTAGACAAATTATTAGgttaattagattaaaaattCAGTCTCGGTATG comes from the Phaseolus vulgaris cultivar G19833 chromosome 8, P. vulgaris v2.0, whole genome shotgun sequence genome and includes:
- the LOC137824228 gene encoding protein DETOXIFICATION 44, chloroplastic isoform X2, translated to MAFSLSASSLCTHSFKSTNFKLKPPTKPHCFARLRVHVPPKASSQNDNANTDSVETPSLQRSSSKPPHDSFSSPRRRFSGWFKFDELGMEIVLIALPAALALAADPIASLIDTAFVGHIGAVELAAVGVSASVFNLVSKAFNVPLLNITTSFVAEEQALINKEVESSPKDGNGKYQSKKLLPSVSTSLALAAALGIAETVALTLGSGILMNIMGIPADSPMRGPAEQFLSLRAFGAPAIVLALAAQGTFRGFLDTKTPLYAVGAGNFLNAILDPILIFLCGLGVSGAAVATVISEYLIAFILLWKLSDKVLLIPFEFNGRRFFSYLKSGGLLTARTLAVFITVTLSTSVAAQQGPIPMAGHQICMQVWLSVSLLTDALALAGQALLASSYSLGNYKQARRVIYRVIQIGLGAGISLSIILFFWFGSFSTLFSTDSEVVDVARSGIWFIAGSQPVNALAFVIDGLYYGVSDFGYAAYSMVLVGLISSTFLLVAAPVGLPGVWTGLFIFMALRVAAGVWRLSSKSEPWDTIWHKDGAEE
- the LOC137824228 gene encoding protein DETOXIFICATION 44, chloroplastic isoform X1 → MAFSLSASSLCTHSFKSTNFKLKPPTKPHCFARLRVHVPPKASSQNDNANTDSVETPSLQRSSSKPPHDSFSSPRRRFSSGWFKFDELGMEIVLIALPAALALAADPIASLIDTAFVGHIGAVELAAVGVSASVFNLVSKAFNVPLLNITTSFVAEEQALINKEVESSPKDGNGKYQSKKLLPSVSTSLALAAALGIAETVALTLGSGILMNIMGIPADSPMRGPAEQFLSLRAFGAPAIVLALAAQGTFRGFLDTKTPLYAVGAGNFLNAILDPILIFLCGLGVSGAAVATVISEYLIAFILLWKLSDKVLLIPFEFNGRRFFSYLKSGGLLTARTLAVFITVTLSTSVAAQQGPIPMAGHQICMQVWLSVSLLTDALALAGQALLASSYSLGNYKQARRVIYRVIQIGLGAGISLSIILFFWFGSFSTLFSTDSEVVDVARSGIWFIAGSQPVNALAFVIDGLYYGVSDFGYAAYSMVLVGLISSTFLLVAAPVGLPGVWTGLFIFMALRVAAGVWRLSSKSEPWDTIWHKDGAEE